ATAGCGACAAAATAATAGGCGGCGTCACTTATCATGGCGCGACGCTTATTGACGAGACAACGCTAAAACATACTTGTAAGGGTGAAACGATTATAGGCCAGGAAAGCGGAAAGGTCTTAGGCGAAATAAGGGACATAGCGGCGATATTGACCAAAGCGGGATTTCCCGTAAAGATAACCAAAGATATAAATTCAGCCATATGGAGCAAGGTCGTTATAAACACCGGCATAAATGCCATAAGCGCAATAGCGCGCCTCAAAAACGGGGCGCTTACGGAAAATGAGTATACGAGGGAAATCGTGAGGCGCGCCGTATCAGAAGCGACGAAAGTTGCGAAGAGGAAAAAGGCAAAACTTGCCTACGATGACCCTATACAGAAAGCCGAAGCTGTTTGTAAGGCAACAGCCGATAATATCTCGTCCATGCTGCAGGACGCCTTGAATCGCGATATGACTGAAATAGACTCGATAAACGGAGCAATAGTGCGGCAGGCCAAAAGCATGAATATAAAAACACCTACGAATGAGATGCTCGTTGAGCTCGTTAAGGCGATCGAAATAACTTACGACAAGCGAGTGAAGGGGTAAGGAGTATTAAATGTTTATCAAAATAGGCGAGCGTATAAATAGTTCCAGGGAGACGATAGCGCGGGCGCTTTC
Above is a genomic segment from Candidatus Omnitrophota bacterium containing:
- a CDS encoding 2-dehydropantoate 2-reductase, giving the protein MKIVIVAPGALGLLLAASLSRTKNDVWVLDKNAGRAKKIREDGIKVENSGSGSRVKVNASSEAKDIGLADIVIICVKSYDTESALKNAKPLIGERTYVLSLQNGLGNLQLISEFVDSDKIIGGVTYHGATLIDETTLKHTCKGETIIGQESGKVLGEIRDIAAILTKAGFPVKITKDINSAIWSKVVINTGINAISAIARLKNGALTENEYTREIVRRAVSEATKVAKRKKAKLAYDDPIQKAEAVCKATADNISSMLQDALNRDMTEIDSINGAIVRQAKSMNIKTPTNEMLVELVKAIEITYDKRVKG